The Solanum lycopersicum chromosome 2, SLM_r2.1 DNA window TGGCATATTTGTTCAATTATTCAATTGCAAAACCTGATCCCAAAATCTTGGGACTTTCACCCAAGGCAGCTTATATATGGGGCTGTTTCCCATTTCAGTTGGGATTGAATTCAATACCTACTCTGACCCTTTTAGCCCCTTTAAGTATTTTTGCTGATATTGCTGAATTAGGAGCTATGGGTGTGGTGATGGTTGAGGATGTGATGATTTACCTTCAGAACAGGCCTGTTCTTGAAATGTTTGGTGGGTTCAATGTGTTTTTCTATGGACTTGGTGTGGCTGTGTATGCTTTTGAAGGGATTGGTATGGTCTTACCTCTGGAATCAGAGACAAGAGACAAGGACAAGTTTGGGAAAATCTTGGGATTGGCAATGGGCTTCATATCATTGCTGTTTGGTGCTTTTGGAGTATTGGGCTACTTTGCATTTGGGGAAGACACTAAAGATATAATCACTACAAATCTTGGGCAGGGATTGCTCAGCACCTTTGTTCAACTTGGCCTTTGCATAAACCTGTTTTTCTCTTTCCCCCTTATGATGAATCCAGTCTATGAAGTAATGGAAAGGAGATTCTGGGAAGGCAGGTACTGTGTGTGGTTGAGATGGCTTGTGGTTTTAGCAGTGACTTTTGTTGCATTGGCGGTGCCCAATTTTGCTGATTTCTTGTCACTTGTTGGGAGCAGTGTGTGCATTGTTTTGGGATTTGTGTTGCCTTCTTTGTTTCACTTAATTGCGTTCAAAGATGAATTGAGATGGTATGGTTTTGCTTCTGATGCTGCATTGATTGTCATGGGCACAATTTTTGCCGTCTATGGAACCTCTTCTTCCCTGATGGAGATCTTTGCAAAAAAAGCTTAGTTTCTTTTCCTCATAGCATTTCATAAGATGTATATTGAAGAGATTGTTTTTATTCATAAGCAAAGGGCAAGTAAGTCCACACTTTGTTCCTACTAGTAATTCATTTGTTAAGCTATTATTTTTGAGTATGTTGAGGGGTGTGAGGGTCATGTTCATGTACGATTGGAATTTACTACAAGAAGTTATAATTACACAAAAATGATCTATTTGGTTATCTCCTCTTTATACTATACTCCACTTGTTATGTTATGCATTATAACATGAggttaaagactcttgaaatTGCTTGGTAGAAATCATTTCAAAGACTTATCTATGTATGAACTTGGTTTTTGAGTTTTCTTGTGCTATCAAAGTACATAAACATTTGAAGTTCTTGCGATCATATGAACGTATCCAACTGTTTATCGAAATACATGATACGTTATAGATTTTTGTTTCATTCAATGACTTTAGTATAGTAAGTTGACAGATACTTAGTTCATGAATCAAAAGATAACACATCAATTGTTATTAATTTCATCCACTGTAATACAGTATTAATACTTCACCCAAATTAAGAAAAGGTATTTGAAGAAAATAGAGAtgctatttataataatatagtatttttaaaaatcgaaAATCGAGATTACCCGAGTGGAGTGGACACTAGACAAACGTGCAGATTGTGTATACCATATAAAGGAAAAGTCTTATTAGTCCAATTATATTAGGAGAGTCCCCAAATGGATTTTCTGTTAtgtacaacaaaaatatttcctttttataaatcttttttGTGTTCTTGATTGGCATTAGACAACAATGGGGTTTGAGACAGATGAAGCAAGTTCATCAACCCTGAAAATACCTGGAGAGGATGTGCCTTTTTTGGGCCAAAATCAACAACTTTCTTCTCCTTCAAAGACTTCTGCAAATATTTTCATGTCTTTAGTTGGTGCTGGAGTTCTTGGACTTCCCTACACATTCAAGAAAACAGGATGGTTAATGGGGCCTCTCTTGATCATCTCAATAGCCACTCTTTCTTATTACTGTATGATGCTTCTTGTTTATTCTAGGCGTAAGCTTGAATCACAGTTTGAAGGTGCAAAAATCTCATCTTTTGGTGATTTGGGATTTGCTGTGTGTGGACCTATTGGTCGTTTAGTTGTTGATGTTATGATTGTTCTCTCCCAAGCATGTTTTTCAGTTGGATACATGATTTTCATTGGTAATACTTTAGTATATTTGTTTAATTCTTCTGTCACAGAAGCAAATCCCAGAATCTTGGGATTTTCGCCTAAATCGGTGTATATTTGGAGCTGTTTCCCATTCCAGTTAGGGTTGAATTCAGTTCCCACACTAACCCTTTTAGCCCCTTTGAGTATTTTTGCTGAAATTGTTGATTTAGGAGCTTTGGGTGTAGTGATGGTTGAAGATGTGTTAATTTACCTCAAGAACAGGCCTAGTTTAGAAATGTTTGGTGGATTCAATGTGTTTTTCTACGGTCTTGGTGTGGCTGTTTTTGCTTTTGAAGGGATGGGATTGGTGTTGCCTCTGGAATCTGAGACAAGAGACAAGAACAAGTTTGGGAAAATATTGGGTTTGTCAGTTGCCTTTGTAGCAATTTTATATGGTGCATTTGGAGCATTGGGTTACTTTGCATTTGGGGAAGAGACCAAGGATATAATCACCGCTAATTTTCAACAGGGATCGGTTAGCAGCTTGGTCTTTGCATAAACCTCTTCTTGGCTTTCCACTGATGATGAATCCAGTTTATGAAGTGATGGAAAGGAGATTCTGTGAAGGCAGATACTGTTTGTGGTTGATATGGCTTATGGTTTTGACAGTCTGTTTTGTGTCATTGACAGTACCAAATTTTGCTGATTTCATGTCATTGGTTGGTAGCAGTGTGAGTGTTGTTTTGGGGTTTGTGTTGCCTgctttttttcacttgatcgtCTTTAAGGATGAGCTGGGCTGGTATAGTTTAGCTATAGATGCTGCATTTATTGTCATGGGCACAACATTTGCAGtctatggaacctcttcatccTTGGCAAAGATCATTTCAGAAATGGCTTagctttttctttatttttcatgtgaAGATATTttataagatgcatattttgcAGCCTGATTAATCTATTGAGTGAAACTACTCGTTAATGGCAGAAAGTGGAGAATTTTATCAAATAGCTCGGTTAGTTGGCTATCTATTTTATCAAATAGCTCGGTTAGTTGGCTATCTGAAGTAAGTGATGCTTCAATTCCCACATTGTAATCCGCTACACCATACCCCCtaattttttct harbors:
- the LOC101261384 gene encoding transmembrane amino acid transporter family protein, which encodes MGFKKDEASSSSHVLSIPREDTPLLGKIQHLSSPSKTFANVFIAIVGAGVLGLPYTFKRTGWVMGSIMLFSVAFLTYYCMMLLVYSRRKIESHIKAAKISSFGDLGFAVCGPVGRLSVDLMIILSQAGFCVSYLIFVANTLAYLFNYSIAKPDPKILGLSPKAAYIWGCFPFQLGLNSIPTLTLLAPLSIFADIAELGAMGVVMVEDVMIYLQNRPVLEMFGGFNVFFYGLGVAVYAFEGIGMVLPLESETRDKDKFGKILGLAMGFISLLFGAFGVLGYFAFGEDTKDIITTNLGQGLLSTFVQLGLCINLFFSFPLMMNPVYEVMERRFWEGRYCVWLRWLVVLAVTFVALAVPNFADFLSLVGSSVCIVLGFVLPSLFHLIAFKDELRWYGFASDAALIVMGTIFAVYGTSSSLMEIFAKKA
- the LOC101245426 gene encoding LOW QUALITY PROTEIN: amino acid transporter AVT3C-like (The sequence of the model RefSeq protein was modified relative to this genomic sequence to represent the inferred CDS: inserted 2 bases in 2 codons): MGFETDEASSSTLKIPGEDVPFLGQNQQLSSPSKTSANIFMSLVGAGVLGLPYTFKKTGWLMGPLLIISIATLSYYCMMLLVYSRRKLESQFEGAKISSFGDLGFAVCGPIGRLVVDVMIVLSQACFSVGYMIFIGNTLVYLFNSSVTEANPRILGFSPKSVYIWSCFPFQLGLNSVPTLTLLAPLSIFAEIVDLGALGVVMVEDVLIYLKNRPSLEMFGGFNVFFYGLGVAVFAFEGMGLVLPLESETRDKNKFGKILGLSVAFVAILYGAFGALGYFAFGEETKDIITANFQQGSVXQLGLCINLFXGFPLMMNPVYEVMERRFCEGRYCLWLIWLMVLTVCFVSLTVPNFADFMSLVGSSVSVVLGFVLPAFFHLIVFKDELGWYSLAIDAAFIVMGTTFAVYGTSSSLAKIISEMA